From Fusarium fujikuroi IMI 58289 draft genome, chromosome FFUJ_chr07, a single genomic window includes:
- a CDS encoding related to chitin synthase, translating into MLPELGEVAGEDTDTLCTNGNQQPVPDRGRHCLRSGMEKNLDARDKTSGVLNTTSVQGVGVDGLMGNVSQSDEAEMLGSRGLTVETSGYPEVDDPVDPARVLNRQDLIKQRIIFLGAILLLNIILAITAILGKESKTLWPPDPITQRWILSLIPAYSESEEQIVKTIFSLRDNGTEPHRQVMVVILDGQPRDIRGNMTRVITQLERAYISFKWKKGTLRIIAGYMEDVPVIVLEKLKNGGKKDSLILCHDLFNCIRPNAPIYTKLLREEIWTHILPSLLPETDKFDGFDMVFCTDADSTIHKGALAKLANALCRNKNAIAACGLVLVELEPGYEWSVWNLYQQFQYTFGQYVRRRAEHYIGKVTCLPGCITMISVREEMGGAIQKYAEPITGALVLSHQVQYLGTDRRLTYSMLSQGKHLHTLFVPDAVSETVAPQSIQHYLSQRRRWGSNAYFNNYFYLGGEKMILITRIVATIEVVRLSLVYYRVLNTIMFLKRVSHGVPVMKLIPMLVIGQLPSCWFFCSVLIERELRRRAHKLVLGFCINKCISPIMSIIIFTKVAINLGSQAWGMSGVTASSAPAAATADAGGLTDNNILSTSAIEAIESQVDAAIIASVSSIASFSGVSVEC; encoded by the exons ATGCTCCCAGAGCTTGGTGAAGTTGCAGGAGAGGATACCGACACTCTCTGCACAAACGGAAACCAACAACCTGTTCCTGACAGGGGAAGACATTGTCTCCGTAGTGGTATGGAAAAGAATCTTGATGCTAGGGATAAGACTTCGGGTGTCTTAAACACTACATCCGTCCAGGGAGTGGGCGTCGATGGCCTGATGGGGAATGTCTCGCAGTCAGACGAGGCTGAGATGCTCGGTAGCCGTGGACTCACTGTTGAAACTTCAGGATACcctgaggttgatgatcCCGTTGATCCAGCACGAGTACTCAATCGACAAGACCTTATCAAGCAGcgcatcatcttcctcggcgcTATCCTCCtgctcaacatcatcctgGCCATCACCGCGATACTAGGAAAGGAGAGCAAG ACACTCTGGCCCCCAGACCCCATCACTCAGCGCTGGATATTATCCCTGATACCGGCGTACTCAGAAAGCGAAGAACAGATCGTCAAAACTATATTCTCGCTCCGCGACAACGGCACGGAACCTCATCGCCAGGTCATGGTGGTGATACTTGACGGACAGCCCCGAGACATCCGAGGGAATATGACACGGGTCATCACCCAGCTGGAGAGAGCATACATATCCTTCAAGTGGAAAAAGGGCACACTGCGGATCATTGCTGGCTATATGGAAGATGTCCCGGTCATAGTCCTCgaaaagctcaagaatgGCGGCAAGAAGGACTCACTTATCCTGTGTCATGATCTGTTCAACTGCATCCGCCCCAACGCTCCAATATATACAAAGctcttgagagaagagatatGGACTCACATCTTGCCATCTCTCCTACCGGAAACTGATAAGTTTGATGGTTTTGATATGGTATTTTGCACCGACGCAGACTCTACGATTCATAAGGGTGCATTGGCCAAGCTTGCAAATGCTCTGTGCCGCAATAAGAATGCCATTGCAGCCTGcggccttgttcttgtggAGTTGGAGCCAGGATATGAATGGTCCGTTTGGAACCTATACCAGCAGTTCCAG TACACCTTTGGCCAGTACGTTCGCAGAAGAGCAGAACACTACATCGGAAAGGTCACATGCCTGCCGGGCTGCATCACCATGATATCTGTGAGGGAAGAGATGGGAGGGGCTATCCAAAAGTATGCAGAGCCCATCACGGGGGCTTTGGTGCTCTCACATCAAGTGCAGTACCTT GGAACAGACAGAAGATTGACCTACTCCATGCTTTCTCAAGGGAAGCACTTGCATACGCTCTTTGTCCCTGATGCTGTGAGCGAAACAGTCGCTCCCCAGTCTATACAGCATTATCTCAGCCAGCGGCGCAGGTGGGGATCAAACGCCTACTTTAACAATTATTTCTACCTCGGAGGGGAAAAGATGATCCTGATTACAAGAATAGTAGCGACTATTGAGGTGGTTCGGTTGAGCCTTGTCTACTACCGAGTTCTCAACACGATCATGTTCCTCAAACGGGTCAGCCACGGAGTGCCGGTCATGAAACTCATCCCGATGCTTGTCATCGGCCAGTTGCCCTCTTGCTGGTTTTTCTGCTCCGTTCTGATTGAGCGGGAGCTCAGACGTCGGGCACACAAGCTAGTCCTAGGGTTCTGCATTAATAAGTGCATTTCTCCAATAATgtcaatcatcatctttACAAAAGTAGCCATCAATCTTGGCAGTCAAG CATGGGGCATGTCAGGCGTAACTGCTTCTTCAGCGCCAGCAGCAGCTACTGCCGACGCCGGTGGACTTACGGATAACAATATATTGAGCACCTCTGCTATAGAAGCAATAGAGTCCCAAGTGGATGCTGCAATTATTGCCAGCGTAAGTAGTATTGCAAGCTTCAGTGGTGTCAGTGTTGAATGTTAA
- a CDS encoding probable beta-xylosidase: protein MPQVTNPILPGFNPDPSICRVGDDYYIATSTFEWFPGVQIHHSKDLANWTLIVRPVNRKSQLDMRGEPDSCGVWAPCLTHDGDKFWLVYTDVKRKDGSFKDAHNYIITAPAIEGPWSDPVYANSSGFDPSLFHDDDGRKWFNNMTWDHRARPHLFSGIFLQEFDPKQGKLVGPKKNIFKAEGGTGYTHAMTLARSRSIWGPYEVHPQKHVVTSKDAPNAALQRAGHADIVDTPDGKTYIVHLTGRPVTQKRRSVLGRETAIQEAYWGDDDWLYIKNGPVPSLHVDLPAARDDTEYWKEKRYTFTDKLHIDFQWLRTPEPERIFNIKNNQLSLIGRESVGSWFEQALVARRQTHFSYDAETVITYSPDDERQFAGLTAYYCRFNFFYLTVTATAAGQRELQIISSEESFPIGRLERPFAEPVEIPNEGKVRLAVSVRAGSTLQFYYALEGQELKEIGPVYDASILSDECGGHPKDGSFTGAFVGMACSDVNGLAKEAQFDYFVYKPVHDKLDRYEI, encoded by the exons ATGCCACAGGTCACAAATCCCATTCTTCCGGGCTTCAATCCCGACCCGTCAATCTGCCGCGTCGGCGATGACTACTACATCGCTACATCCACCTTTGAGTGGTTCCCCGGTGTTCAGATCCATCACTCCAAAGATCTCGCTAACTGGACTCTCATCGTGCGTCCAGTGAACCGCAAGAGTCAGCTCGACATGCGTGGTGAGCCTGATAGCTGCGGTGTCTGGGCGCCCTGCCTGACGCACGATGGAGACAAGTTCTGGCTCGTGTACACGGACGTCAAGCGCAAGGACGGTTCGTTCAAGGATGCGCATAATTACATCATCACTGCGCCTGCTATCGAGGGCCCGTGGAGTGATCCCGTGTACGCTAATTCCTCTGGCTTTGATCCATCGTtgtttcatgatgatgacggtcGCAAGTGGTTCAACAACATGACATGGGACCATCGTGCTCGGCCTCATCTATTCTCTGGTATCTTTCTTCAAGAGTTTGATCCTAAGCAGGGTAAACTCGTGGGACCGAAAAAGAACATCTTCAAAG CAGAGGGCGGCACAGGCTATACCCACGCCATGACCCTAGCACGATCACGCAGCATCTGGGGCCCTTATGAAGTCCATCCTCAGAAACACGTCGTCACTTCAAAAGATGCACCCAACGCAGCACTTCAAAGAGCTGGACACGCTGATATCGTGGATACACCCGATGGCAAGACCTACATCGTGCATCTAACCGGTCGCCCCGTCACTCAAAAGCGTCGTTCAGTCTTGGGTCGAGAAACAGCTATCCAAGAAGCTTACTGGGGCGATGACGACTGGCTGTACATCAAGAACGGTCCTGTCCCAAGTCTTCACGTTGATCTCCCCGCTGCACGCGATGACACTGAATACTGGAAAGAAAAGCGGTATACCTTTACCGACAAACTCCACATCGACTTCCAATGGCTACGAACACCTGAACCCGAgcgcatcttcaacatcaagaacaaccaGCTTAGCCTCATCGGTCGAGAGTCCGTTGGTTCATGGTTCGAACAAGCCCTCGTCGCGCGTCGCCAAACGCACTTCTCCTACGACGCCGAAACAGTGATAACCTACTCCCCCGACGACGAGCGCCAATTCGCCGGTTTAACAGCCTACTACTGCcgcttcaacttcttctacCTAACGGTGACCGCCACGGCCGCCGGCCAGCGCGAGCTACAGATCATCTCCTCCGAAGAGTCATTCCCCATAGGCCGTCTAGAGCGTCCCTTTGCCGAGCCTGTTGAAATTCCCAACGAGGGCAAGGTTCGACTTGCGGTTAGTGTTCGCGCGGGAAGCACGCTTCAGTTTTACTATGCTCTTGAGGGGCAGGAGCTGAAGGAGATTGGACCTGTGTATGATGCTTCGATCTTGTCGGATGAGTGTGGAGGACATCCCAAGGATGGAAGCTTCACGGGTGCGTTTGTGGGGATGGCGTGTTCAGATGTTAATGGGCTTGCGAAGGAGGCGCAGTTTGATTATTTTGTGTATAAGCCTGTGCATGACAAGTTGGACCGGTATGAGATATAG
- a CDS encoding related to UDP-N-acetyl-D-mannosamine 6-dehydrogenase encodes MPHKIEQPVLEDNQVLAAKQDILVAVIGIGFVGTGLVSTFSTAYPVLGFDVSQKRIAEVAREFCTRPNTRFTTQESDLGQATHFLISVPTLLLPDKSVDLSYIKSALDVIWRWAKPQSTIVVESSVAVGMTRKLLGPLALSNDYFVGMSPERIDPGRTEPPMHSIPKVVSGLDDISPGSLSSITKLYQRVFDQVIPVSSPEVAEMTKLYENCQRMMGIAFANEMADACISHNINPFEVCRAASTKPFGYMPFSPSLGVGGHCIPVNPYYLLLNNDFPLLRQAAERMHQRPRRIALRILNELYADEHQSDSGILVPKRVLIVGIGFKAGQSHLVNSPGLALAEEFQRLSQVDVMFADSLVHQSQVPHIEKLPEKSWKKDCLEDFDVIVVAFRQVAMELGVLKNIRGVKVQMWCD; translated from the exons ATGCCACACAAAATTGAGCAGCCTGTCCTTGAGGACAACCAGGTTCTGGCCGCCAAACAAGACATACTCGTTGCCGTCATTGGCATCGGATTTGTAGGCACAGGACTAGTGTCTACATTTTCCACTGCTTATCCGGTTCTCGGTTTTGACGTTAGCCAGAAGCGAATTGCAGAAGTGGCTCGCGAGTTCTGTACTCGGCCCAACACCCGCTTCACGACCCAGGAGTCAGATCTCGGTCAGGCAACCCACTTCTTGATCTCCGTCCCTACTCTTCTCCTGCCGGACAAGTCCGTTGATCTCTCCTACATCAAGAGCGCGCTTGATGTCATCTGGCGCTGGGCAAAGCCGCAGTCGACCATTGTGGTTGAAAGCTCCGTGGCCGTGGGGATGACTCGGAAACTACTTGGACCTCTCGCCTTGTCGAATGACTACTTTGTTGGCATGTCTCCAGAG CGGATTGATCCTGGTCGTACCGAGCCGCCCATGCATTCTATCCCCAAGGTAGTCTCCGGGCTTGATGATATATCCCCCGGGTCATTGAGCTCCATCACGAAGCTGTACCAACGCGTGTTTGACCAAGTCATACCCGTTTCAAGCCCAGAAGTAGCAGAAATGACAAAGCTCTACGAGAACTGTCAGCGAATGATGGGGATAGCATTTGCCAACGAGATGGCAGACGCATGCATCAGCCACAACATCAATCCCTTTGAAGTATGCAGGGCCGCATCTACCAAGCCGTTCGGGTATATGCCGTTTTCTCCAAGTCTGGGAGTCGGCGGCCATTGCATCCCTGTCAACCCATActatctcctcctcaacaatgaCTTTCCGTTGCTACGTCAGGCAGCCGAGAGAATGCATCAGCGACCCAGGCGAATAGCTCTTCGCATTCTGAACGAGCTCTATGCCGATGAGCACCAGAGCGACTCTGGAATACTTGTGCCAAAGCGCGTGCTCATCGTTGGCATTGGTTTCAAGGCCGGCCAGTCGCATCTTGTCAATTCACCTGGCCTTGCGCTGGCCGAGGAGTTCCAGCGGCTCAGCCAGGTGGATGTCATGTTTGCTGACAGTCTTGTGCACCAGTCACAGGTTCCCCATATAGAGAAGTTGCCCGAGAAGAGTTGGAAGAAGGATTGTTTGGAGGATTTTGACGTGATTGTTGTGGCTTTTCGACAGGTCGCGATGGAGTTGGGAGTATTGAAGAATATCCGTGGGGTCAAGGTGCAGATGTGGTGTGACTAG
- a CDS encoding related to general repressor of transcription has translation MASCKLPFTIAAPLCIHSGGPPCTRCRDRGDECVFPPKGTSFIFRRSRLERHRDEVGAGAGSRADSEIIRAGNLATTDPFGFLTDEVKNSYLRCSYKWSFHHIPNLLIAIRERRLDPLLVWAMLAITVRFSQAAPPGYATQVEASNTFAAHARSLVLSLVDQPTVHRAQVLLMLTGHSWGAGEGRRAWVYLGMAVRMAQVLGLFEEPPPATTREDFIDAEERRRTAWTCFLMDSLLSGGKGRDRMLSGDKMRIQLPCESDSFNFGQIVLCERLDGSMPDGAMGTVHGSLGIVANSMRVADVWGAVAKWACTRHDNTVPPWQPQSEFQMLLSRLELWKNSLPERLRYELFLLRAHSVSNQGQAYCYMHCIYFMSVIFLYRSYLPEVEMQKARVGDKDWDQWSTWSSKELEKIAEQVCDMLQEIRAFGLYFLRGLVPWIGFTIYTAVGTMLYFYHFPNPGDTAHQVEKRREHIVEGLLFLKDMRQAWPMADTWREKIKAMQIFYSNIKTDGDLAVTPSERREMRNAIIDYGALQPDPVRQPDTESTDEQSATDGENDQTSSNVDFSFIAPADIDLFDTDFAFGSNMYATFADATQGFWESFPGSMDITGDMVMEN, from the exons ATGGCTTCGTGCAAATTGCCATTCACAATCGCTGCCCCTCTG TGCATCCACTCAGGCGGTCCGCCCTGCACGCGCTGTCGCGACCGCGGCGACGAGTGCGTCTTCCCGCCCAAGGGCacatccttcatcttccgCCGGAGCCGTCTCGAGCGTCACCGGGATGAAGTCGGAGCCGGGGCTGGGAGCCGGGCTGACTCGGAGATCATCCGGGCCGGGAACTTGGCCACCACGGACCCGTTCGGCTTCCTGACggatgaggtcaagaacAGTTATCTGCGGTGCTCGTACAAGTGGTCGTTCCACCATATTCCGAATCTCCTCATTGCTATTCGTGAGAGGAGATTAGATCCTCTGCTGGTCTGGGCGATGCTGGCTATCACTGTGAG GTTCTCACAGGCTGCACCGCCGGGGTATGCGACACAGGTTGAAGCAAGCAATACATTCGCTGCTCATGCGCGGTCGCTTGTTCTGTCACTTGTGGACCAACCTACAGTCCATCGCGCTCAGGTTCTTCTCATGCTGACCGGACACTCATGGGGCGCCGGCGAGGGTCGAAGGGCATGGGTCTATCTGGGCATGGCGGTACGAATGGCACAAGTACTCGGTCTGTTTGAAGAACCGCCACCAGCGACAACTCGAGAGGACTTTATCGACGCTGAAGAGAGACGTCGCACCGCGTGGACATGCTTCCTGATGGACAGTCTCCTCAGTGGAGGAAAAGGTCGCGATAGGATGCTGTCGGGTGATAAGATGCGGATCCAACTCCCATGTGAGTCGGATAGCTTCAACTTTGGCCAGATCGTCCTGTGTGAAAGACTGGATGGCTCAATGCCGGATGGGGCGATGGGCACTGTCCACGGCAGTCTAGGCATCGTAGCCAACAGCATGCGTGTCGCTGATGTCTGGGGCGCCGTCGCCAAATGGGCTTGTACACGCCACGACAACACTGTACCACCATGGCAGCCTCAGTCCGAGTTTCAGATGCTGCTCTCCCGACTTGAACTCTGGAAGAATTCGCTGCCCGAACGACTACGATACGAACTCTTCCTCCTACGAGCGCACAGCGTGTCCAATCAAGGTCAGGCATACTGCTACATGCACTGCATCTACTTCATGAGCGTCATCTTCCTCTATCGATCTTATCTCCCCGAAGTTGAGATGCAAAAGGCCAGAGTTGGCGATAAGGATTGGGATCAGTGGTCGACATGGTCAAGCAAagagctcgagaagatcGCTGAGCAGGTGTGCGACATGCTGCAAGAGATCCGCGCATTTGGCCTGTACTTCCTACGCGGTCTCGTTCCATGGATTGGCTTCACCATTTACACAGCAGTCGGAACAATGCTGTACTTTTACCACTTCCCAAATCCCGGCGACACGGCGCATCAAGTTGAGAAGCGAAGAGAGCATATCGTCGAGGGTCTCTTGTTCCTCAAAGACATGCGACAAGCTTGGCCGATGGCTGACACCTGG cgtgagaagatcaaggcgatGCAGATATTctacagcaacatcaagaccGACGGCGATCTCGCAGTAACACCCAGCGAAAGACGAGAAATGCGCAACGCAATCATCGACTACGGCGCTCTCCAGCCCGATCCCGTCCGCCAACCCGACACAGAGAGCACCGACGAACAA AGCGCTACAGACGGCGAAAACGACCAGACCTCGTCAAACGTcgacttctccttcatcgcGCCCGCAGACATTGACTTGTTTGACACGGACTTTGCATTCGGGAGTAACATGTACGCGACGTTCGCCGATGCGACGCAGGGCTTCTGGGAGAGTTTTCCTGGAAGTATGGACATCACGGGCGACATGGTCATGGAGAACTGA
- a CDS encoding related to linoleate diol synthase, giving the protein MAEQKNGVATNGYEKNASPASSSTKSEAKPLPNGDKKDGIVKSFKQLRVASKRPLPKEMGDGSYRVVEHRPGLKEDIRRLRGRDLKTLLEIVKAKVKGETQQDDKTMIMERTIQLVANLSDHSKVQESLTNSFISQLWNSIDHPPMLYMGDKFRFRQPDGSNNNPYLPQLGAARTPYSRTVRPKGMSLGAQPDPEAIFESVFARDAFRKNPNNVSSILWYWATIIIHDLFWTNLQDPNQNDSSSYLDLAPLYGSTEKDRDSIRTFKDGQLKPDCFADKRLIGNPPGVPILLIMFNRFHNHVATNLADINEGGRFSKPAENLSPEAAEAAWKKRDTELFETARLVTSGLYINITLIDYVRNIINLNRVDTTWTLDPRQEMGVSVGTKDLSESGTGNVVSAEFNLCYRWHSCLSEMDDKWVQDFYTQLLGENYGPMNLQTMMKALKAFEASVADEPSERTFGGFKRGPDGKFNDDELVEALATAIEQPGGAFGGRNVPRIMKPIEMLGIMRGRKWNLAGLNEFRKHFGLKAYETFEDINSDPSVADALRNLYQHPDYVELYPGIVAEEAKIPMVPGVGIAPTYTISRVVLSDAVALVRGDRYYTTDYNPRHLTNWGYKEVDYDLNVNHGCVFYKLFLRAFPQHFKGNSVYAHYPMVIPSENKKILTNIKRADRFDFSRPEPTATRINIIGYNAAKYILEDQQKYRVCWEEGLKHLMGEAGGRFMLSGDTALHAQQRKCMGKLLYNDTWRNSVKSFYATTAEKLLAEKSYKLAGKTQVDVVRDVGNVAHTHFVARMFNLPLKTSENPKGVFSEQELYMILAVIFVCIFFDIDPAKSFPLRQGAREVAQKLGGIIEMNVKLANSIGVKGLFTSKPDKNDDPLARYGENMAKGLKKAGLSTEDIVWSQILPTAGAMVPNQAQVFAQTLDWYLSPAGDKYRPELARIAALETGDETDALLLGYAMEGIRMAGTFGLYREATGPDTIHEDDGRSIPVNAGDRVFVSFVQAAQDPKIFPNPGVVDPKRPLDKYIHYGVGPHACLGRDISQVALTELFRAVFRKKGVRRVPGAQGELKKVPRPGGFFVYMTEDWGSIWPFPTSMKITWDEE; this is encoded by the exons ATGGCGGAACAGAAGAACGGGGTAGCTACAAACGGCTACGAGAAGAACGCCTCTCCTGCTTCGTCGTCTACCAAATCTGAAGCTAAGCCTCTGCCTAACGGCGACAAGAAAGATGGTATCgtcaagagcttcaagcaACTCCGCGTCGCGAGTAAACGACCGCTCCCGAAGGAGATGGGCGATGGGTCGTACCGCGTTGTGGAGCACAGACCCGGTTTGAAGGAGGATATTCGTCGTCTTCGCGGAAGAG ACCTCAAGACACTGCTCGAGATCGTCAAGGCCAAAGTCAAGGGCGAAACTCAGCAGGATGACAAGACCATGATCATGGAGCGCACGATTCAGCTCGTCGCTAATCTAAGCGATCACTCCAAGGTTCAGGAGTCTTTGACGAATAGTTTCATCTCGCAGCTTTGGAACTCGATTGACCATCCGCCTATGTTGTACATGGGAGATAAGTTTCGGTTCCGACAGCCTGATGGGTCCAACAAT AACCCGTATCTTCCTCAATTGGGCGCCGCGAGAACTCCCTACTCTAGAACTGTCCGTCCAAAGGGCATGAGTCTCGGTGCGCAGCCTGATCCCGAGGCTATCTTTGAGAGTGTCTTTGCGAGAGATGCTTTCAGAAAGAATCCGAATAATGTGTCGAGTATTCTTTGGTACTGGGCCACTATCATCATTCACG ACCTCTTCTGGACAAACCTCCAAGACCCCAACCAGAACGACTCCTCCTCCTACCTCGACCTCGCCCCTCTCTACGGCTCAACCGAAAAAGACCGCGACTCAATTAGAACCTTCAAAGACGGCCAATTGAAGCCTGATTGCTTCGCTGATAAGCGTCTCATCGGTAATCCACCCGGTGTTCctatccttctcatcatgttCAATCGCTTCCATAACCATGTCGCCACGAACCTCGCAGACATCAACGAGGGCGGCCGCTTCTCCAAACCAGCTGAGAATCTCTCGCCCGAAGCTGCAGAAGCTGCTTGGAAGAAGCGCGACACGGAGCTCTTTGAGACAGCGAGACTTGTCACGAGTGGGCTGTACATCAACATCACGCTCATTGACTACGTgagaaacatcatcaacctgaACAGGGTTGACACAACGTGGACTCTTGATCCGAGACAGGAAATGGGCGTCAGCGTCGGAACCAAGGATCTGTCCGAGAGCGGCACTGGAAACGTCGTCTCTGCTGAGTTCAACCTTTGCTATCGCTGGCACTCGTGTCTCTCGGAGATGGACGACAAGTGGGTTCAGGACTTCTACACTCAGCTTCTTGGTGAGAACTACGGGCCTATGAATCTTCAGACCATGATGAAGGCGCTCAAAGCGTTCGAGGCCAGTGTCGCTGACGAGCCGAGTGAGAGAACCTTTGGTGGCTTCAAGAGAGGTCCTGATGGCAAGTTtaacgatgatgagctcgTTGAGGCATTGGCTACGGCTATTGAACAGCCTGGCGGTGCGTTTGGCGGACGCAATGTCCCTCGCATCATGAAGCCCATTGAGATGTTGGGTATCATGCGTGGCAGGAAGTGGAACCTGGCTGGGTTGAATGAGTTTAGGAAGCATTTCGGCTTAAAGGCGTATGAGACATTTGAGGACATCAACTCTGACCCCTCTGTCGCTGATGCACTGCGCAACCTGTATCAACACCCTGATTACGTCGAGTTGTATCCCGGCATCGTCGCCGAGGAGGCAAAGATCCCCATGGTTCCAGGTGTCGGCATCGCCCCGACGTACACCATCTCTCGTGTCGTCCTCTCCGATGCCGTCGCGCTGGTCAGAGGTGATAGGTACTACACCACCGACTACAACCCCCGCCACCTGACGAACTGGGGCTACAAGGAAGTCGACTACGATCTCAATGTCAACCACGGCTGCGTCTTCTACAAGCTCTTCCTGCGTGCATTCCCCCAGCACTTCAAGGGCAACTCCGTCTACGCCCACTACCCAATGGTCATCCCCTCCGAGAACAAAAAGATCCTCACAAACATCAAGCGCGCAGACCGCTTCGACTTCTCGCGTCCCGAACCCACAGCCACgcgcatcaacatcatcgggTATAACGCGGCAAAGTATATCCTCGAGGATCAGCAAAAGTACCGTGTTTGCTGGGAAGAAGGCCTCAAGCACCTCATGGGCGAAGCAGGCGGTCGCTTCATGCTGTCGGGTGACACGGCGCTGCACGCCCAGCAGCGCAAGTGCATGGGTAAGCTCCTGTACAACGACACGTGGCGCAATTCGGTGAAGTCGTTTTATGCGACGACCGCTGAGAAGCTACTCGCCGAGAAGTCGTATAAGCTTGCGGGGAAGACGCAGGTTGATGTTGTACGGGACGTGGGTAACGTTGCGCACACGCATTTCGTCGCGAGGATGTTTAACCTGCCCCTCAAGACGAGCGAGAATCCCAAGGGCGTGTTCTCGGAGCAGGAGCTGTACATGATTCTTGCTGTGATCTTTGTGTGTATCTTCTTTGACATTGATCCGGCCAAGAGTTTCCCTCTTAGACAGGGTGCGAGAGAGGTTGCGCAGAAACTCGGCGGTATTATTGAGATGAATGTCAAGTTGGCGAACAGCATTGGTGTCAAGGGATTGTTCACTAGCAAGCCGGATAAGAATGATGATCCGCTGGCGAGGTATGGTGAGAACATGGCCAAGGGATTGAAGAAGGCAGGTTTGAGCACAGAGGATATTGTCTGGAGTCAGATCCTGCCTACAGCTGGTGCTATGGTGCCCAACCAGGCTCAAGTG TTTGCGCAAACACTGGATTGGTATCTCTCACCAGCAGGTGACAAATACCGCCCCGAACTAGCCCGCATCGCCGCCCTCGAAACAGGCGACGAGACAGACGCTCTGCTGCTCGGCTACGCAATGGAAGGCATCCGCATGGCCGGCACATTCGGTCTCTACCGCGAAGCCACAGGCCCCGACACGATCCACGAAGACGACGGCCGCAGCATCCCCGTCAACGCCGGCGACCGCGTCTTCGTCTCCTTCGTCCAAGCCGCCCAAGACCCCAAGATCTTCCCCAACCCCGGCGTCGTGGACCCGAAGCGACCGCTGGACAAGTACATCCACTACGGCGTCGGCCCGCACGCCTGTCTGGGTAGGGATATCAGTCAGGTTGCGCTCACGGAGCTGTTTAGGGCGGTGTTTAGAAAGAAGGGTGTTAGGAGAGTGCCTGGTGCGCAGGGcgagttgaagaaggtccCCAGACCGGGTGGTTTCTTTGTTTATATGACGGAGGATTGGGGAAGTATTTGGCCGTTCCCTACTAGTATGAAGATTACCTGGGATGAGGAGTGA